The Colletotrichum higginsianum IMI 349063 chromosome 2, whole genome shotgun sequence genome has a segment encoding these proteins:
- a CDS encoding Ankyrin repeat protein, whose translation MDAQNAAGSDKPKPVAAAEKRPGNHQPDESKEPSNNKSAKTGDESIKSPPHLPKDIKPSLTVSRAPLAADDPPADRDSDAETIVLPGKDGHSPSKVRKVKHEDRSDGEPPTAMVPRKIRDASASRDGDKEKTGANPLRPSETASSLALKKKRLHDQSARTKDGSSGLSSAPTSPPHHMRRSGGHSDSDTGADRRKSPKLSMKDRAKSTDRTIPHKRKAPKADSEDEAENRKVRRQRIISIHNISIERANRLAKEAKSSSSSKREHDGHSGSRTRSVSPHHPRAHRRSVSTQLPANSSNGLSHKKKRLPPPLQSTDYHSDESSASGSPHPRSSKLRNLSTPATAESNMSPAKIAPHKKHLDAHGQTFLARACARGEYDLAKQRLGERPEDLNVADYAGNTPLQIAAINGYEDIVKLLIDAGCNLDCVNYDKDTPLLDAVDNGHLGVVRLLLNAGVNPRKANLSGEEPLDRVSDDLENADEFRAALVEAKSRQGDRRRTSEDHHQTDHLDSRSSHGPDSPRRSPAPSASHASGRRAGTVRANKTSNHLLYMSLDDKTLRQAAGKGDEETVTRILQVKDGCDDSEAMVAAARGGHEVVIQLLLALGGANPDPAPVSSMPPEFATPMLAAIGQENIKVVRLLLDQGNFDPTRRFKGETYYEIARRRQGTNWKDEEHMLKEAYDAYRKSHRDIAKTKSPIRRERERDRERDRDRDQDRETKRQGRNELKDEARAHKRNLSSPSHDPEKRKKLSTRNVTSPKEKRRADSFNDDQTSPKRAPGRPKKEDRVPTIAVSDREASPALSQKQSARSVKRAESDVAMSSEGEAAKPRRKLVSKGELRGEREKNRRASMVSATSSIKDPSSPRDPKHDDHPEKPKIEPLSEKYHDRTKALKRDESRDRLSVSGDNPSKRHRSSVTPPHSITGEKEEGEAPVKRRRLDVDGKERRPKSTASPDDPHRASRDAPPRSKSSLREHDDSDRRPPKIKTDSEGHRRESGKSSNSDKSSIHVKSEDVDVEMPDASEVKDTIEADSRSKKERDEEKRRLEEKERRREEKRQEERKRREAEAEEIRKKEEERRQREAEDKKREAEQKQREAEEKQREADEKRLKEEEEAKQREEQERRRKIELEKKRQEEELRQRREAEEKKRREEEERRLREEEEKKRRLEELQRKEEEARKQREEEERLRKEQIEREAAEEARRLREEEERKERERKERLHREEMERKRAAKEAEQRRILEEQERLRLAKLPPLLRWLDGCPNPRTPELAAKFKHMQGVRYDTIRPQATGTADGREQWMLNTQVALLLGEKDLALSKYTAWEHIPVSDLAKKVIWRLESDRYALVNESLYELGTGLSNYYGEGQDPFKMSYRMKERLRGEAREKFLKLDMFFVKVSDLMFIVPSIPHLRSLKMSVEYRELPDDEGQLYGWKVPQKWKQDPDADRFYGFAPRNKYYINGVMVEEQKPGMSATSSTPFPEKRAPRKGLQQIFPGDPDYARVCKEQGLEHLLNGTKPPTLSNGGQLSPRSQSNATETSTETSHGPQAIVSGPAATSAPAATSALTEARLLPNGVHGVSALGSN comes from the exons ATGGATGCGCAGAATGCTGCCGGGTCCGACAAGCCGAAGCccgttgctgctgcggaGAAGCGACCGGGCAATCACCAGCCTGACGAGTCCAAGGAGCCAAGCAACAACAAGTCTGCAAAGACTGGCGACGAGTCCATCAAATCCCCACCTCATCTGCCTAAGGACATCAAGCCTAGCCTAACCGTATCGCGTGCtcctctcgccgccgacgaccccCCTGCCGATCGAGACTCGGATGCCGAAACCATCGTGCTGCCGGGGAAGGATGGCCACTCGCCCTCCAAGGTGAGGAAGGTAAAGCACGAAGATCGCAGCGATGGAGAGCCCCCGACTGCCATGGTTCCCCGCAAGATTCGTGATGCTAGTGCTAGCAGAGAcggcgacaaggagaagacgggcgcCAATCCTCTCCGCCCGTCTGAAACCGCCTCGTCGCTCGCATTGAAGAAGAAACGTCTACACGATCAATCCGCCAGGACCAAAGATGGTTCCAGTGGCCTCAGTTCGGCTCCAACCTCGCCTCCCCACCACATGCGTCGATCTGGTGGGCACTCCGACTCCGATACGGGCGCTGACCGTAGGAAATCTCCCAAACTGTCGATGAAAGACCGAGCCAAGTCCACCGATAGGACAATACCCCACAAACGCAAAGCTCCCAAGGCAGATtcggaggacgaggcggaaAATCGAAAGGTCCGACGGCAACGCATCATCTCGATACACAACATCAGCATCGAACGTGCGAACCGCCTGGCCAAAGAAGCAAagtcctcctcgtcatcaaAGAGAGAACACGACGGCCATTCAGGATCACGCACTAGATCCGTATCTCCCCACCACCCACGTGCCCACCGGCGGAGTGTTTCGACGCAGCTTCCTGCAAACTCCTCCAATGGCCTAAGCCACAAGAAGAAGCGTTTGCCTCCCCCCTTGCAATCGACCGATTACCATTCGGACGAATCTTCCGCCAGCGGTAGCCCTCACCCTCGGAGCTCCAAGCTTCGCAACCTCTCCACCCCGGCCACCGCCGAGTCGAACATGTCGCCTGCGAAGATTGCACCTCACAAGAAACACCTCGACGCGCATGGCCAAACCTTCCTCGCCAGAGCATGTGCCAGGGGCGAATACGACCTCGCCAAACAAAGACTGGGCGAGCGACCCGAGGACCTCAACGTAGCCGACTACGCTGGTAACACTCCACTGCAGATCGCCGCAATTAATGGCTACGAAGACATTGTGAAGCTcctcatcgacgccggcTGCAATCTGGATTGTGTGAATTATGACAAGGACACACCATTGttggacgccgtcgacaacgGGCATTTGGGAGTTGTGAGGCTCCTTCTGAATGCAGGCGTCAACCCAAGGAAGGCCAACCTGAGTGGCGAAGAACCTTTGGATCGAGTCAGCGATGACTTGGAGAATGCAGACGAGTTTCGGGCCGCGCTTGTCGAAGCAAAGTCCAGGCAGGGTGACAGAAGACGCACGTCCGAGGACCATCACCAGACCGATCACCTTGACAGCCGCTCTTCTCATGGACCAGATAGCCCTCGACgatcgccggcgccctctGCTTCCCACGCCAGTGGCCGCCGGGCCGGTACTGTGAGGGCGAACAAGACGAGCAACCACTTGCTGTACATGTCACTCGACGACAAGACCCTTCGACAAGCGGCTGGAAAGGGAGATGAGGAGACTGTGACACGCATTCTTCAGGTTAAAGACGGTTGCGACGATTCGGAAGccatggtcgccgccgctcgaggtGGCCACGAGGTGGTGATTCAACTGCTGCTGGCGTTGGGCGGCGCAAACCCAGATCCAGCCCCCGTCTCGAGCATGCCCCCCGAGTTTGCAACACCCATGCTGGCCGCGATCGGTCAAGAAAATATCAAGGTTGTCAGGCTGCTCTTGGATCAGGGAAACTTTGATCCAACCCGGCGGTTCAAGGGGGAGACTTACTACGAAAtcgcgcggcggcgccaaggaACGAATTGGAAAGACGAGGAGCACATGCTCAAGGAAGCTTACGACGCGTATAGGAAGTCGCATCGTGACATTGCCAAGACGAAATCTCCGATCAGGCGCGAGCGCGAAAGGGATCGTGAAAGGGATCGCGACAGAGACCAAGACCGTGAGACGAAGCGTCAAGGCCGCAACGAACTCAAAGACGAAGCTCGAGCGCACAAGCGCAACCTCTCTAGCCCTTCTCATGATCccgagaagaggaagaagcttTCCACTCGAAACGTCACCAGCCCCAAGGAAAAGCGAAGGGCTGATTCCTTCAACGATGACCAAACCTCACCAAAGCGTGCTCCTGGCAGGCCCAAAAAGGAAGATCGGGTGCCAACGATTGCCGTTTCGGACCGAGAGGCATCCCCTGCATTGTCACAGAAACAATCGGCCAGATCAGTGAAGCGAGCAGAATCCGACGTTGCCATGTCGTCTGAAGGGGAGGCTGCCAAGCCTCGTCGAAAGTTGGTTTCCAAGGGGGAACTCCGCGGCGAGAGGGAAAAGAATCGACGCGCTAGCATGGTGTCTGCCACTTCGTCCATCAAGGATCCCTCGAGCCCCCGCGACCCGAAGCACGATGATCACCCCGAAAAGCCAAAGATCGAGCCCTTGTCAGAAAAGTATCATGACCGCACCAAGGCCCTTAAGAGGGACGAGTCCAGAGATCGGCTTTCTGTCTCGGGCGACAACCCTTCCAAGCGGCATCGTTCCAGCGTCACTCCACCTCACTCGATCacgggcgagaaggaggaaggcgAAGCTCCCGTAAAGCGAAGGAGGCTCGATGTTGACGGTAAAGAGCGACGACCGAAATCGACAGCATCTCCCGACGACCCCCACCGAGCTTCTCGCGATGCCCCTCCGCGGTCCAAGTCAAGCCTTAGGGAACACGACGACAGTGATCGTAGACCGCCTAAAATCAAGACAGACTCCGAAGGACATAGAAGAGAATCCGGCAAGTCTAGCAACAGCGACAAGTCAAGCATCCATGTCAAGTCCGAGGACGTTGATGTCGAGATGCCCGATGCGTCAGAAGTCAAAGACACGATTGAAGCAGACTCTCGCTCAAAGAAGGAacgcgacgaggagaagaggcgcctggaagaaaaggaaagacgacgagaagaaaaacggcaagaggagaggaagcgccgtgaggccgaagccgaggaaaTTCGCAAAAAGGAAGAGGAACGCCGGCAGCGGGAGGCTGAAGATAAGAAGCGAGAAGCCGAGCAGAAACAGCGCGAGGCCGAAGAGAAGCAGCgcgaggccgatgagaaGCGATtgaaagaggaagaagaggccaAGCAACGCGAAGAGCAGGAACGCAGACGCAAAATCGAGCTGGAGAAGAAGCGTCAGGAAGAGGAATTACGGCAGCGGCGTGAGGCTGAAGAGAAGAAACGccgcgaggaagaagaaagacgactccgcgaggaagaggagaagaagcgccgCCTAGAGGAATTGCagaggaaggaagaggaagccCGCAAGCAgcgcgaagaagaagaaaggcTCCGCAAAGAACAGATTGAGCGAGAGGCTGCCGAGGAAGCGCGACGTCTccgggaagaggaggagcgcaAAGAGCGTGAACGCAAGGAACGCCTCCATCGCGAGGAGATGGAACGCAAGCGGGCCGCCAAAGAGGCCGAACAGCGCCGAATCCTCGAGGAACAAGAGCGTTTACGCCTGGCAAAGCTCCCGCCTCTCTTGCGCTGGCTGGATGGTTGCCCCAACCCCAGAACGCCCGAACTTGCGGCTAAGTTCAAGCACATGCAAGGCGTGCGGTACGATACGATTCGTCCGCAAGCCACCGGCACGGCAGATGGTAGGGAGCAGTGGATGCTCAACACTCAGGTCGCCCTGCTTCTTGGAGAGAAGGACCTCGCCTTATCAAAAT ACACGGCTTGGGAACACATCCCCGTATCTGACCTCGCCAAAAAGGTCATCTGGAGACTCGAGTCAGACCGGTATGCCTTGGTCAACGAAAGTCTTTATGAGCTTGGGACGGGTCTGTCGAATTACTACGGCGAAGGCCAAGACCCTTTCAAGATGAGCTACCGCATGAAGGAGAGACTCCGTGGTGAAGCGCGGGAGAAGTTCCTTAAGCTGGACATGTTCTTTGTCAAA GTATCGGACCTGATGTTCATAGTTCCGAGCATCCCTCATCTCCGGAGTCTCAAAATGAGCGTCGAGTATCGCGAGCTTCCCGACGATGAAGGTCAACTCTACGGGTGGAAGGTTCCGCAAAAGTGGAAACAAGATCCGGACGCTGACCGGTTTTACGGATTCGCGCCGAGGAACAAATATTACATCAACGGCGTCATGGTTGAGGAGCAGAAGCCTGGAATGTCTGCCACAAGCAGCACCCCTTTTCCTGAGAAGCGGGCCCCTCGAAAGGGACTGCAGCAGATTTTCCCAGGCGATCCCGATTATGCTCGCGTCTGCAAAGAACAGGGGCTGGAGCACCTCTTGAACGGCACCAAACCCCCGACGCTGTCCAACGGCGGACAATTGTCACCGAGAAGCCAGTCGAATGCTACAGAGACGTCGACTGAGACGTCACATGGCCCTCAGGCTATAGTCTCTGGCCCAGCAGCCACATCGGCACCGGCAGCCACATCGGCACTGACTGAAGCTAGGCTTCTACCGAACGGAGTTCACGGCGTCTCAGCTTTAGGTTCCAACTGA
- a CDS encoding 3-oxo-5-alpha-steroid 4-dehydrogenase: MVSLALITEAFPALTPAQWCQAFFGISSASILAMQVIPKAAQHLLLDYGARSPVTTIITDDRSKEAAGPEGSNVFNDLVKAVASVGQIPHSWFMHFYIASVAGSALWAWQYLQGGSAITFIAAQQAASGTPSMSLEQTMLVWILMALQGARRLHECLFVMKPGSSKMWFVHWLLGLGFYLCMSVSVWVDGSGESLFIDPRRLPANSTTFPSLSVRDNQVKSWEPAVVAHHCGNGCGLFRYIVCPHYTCECLIYLGLAVAAAPEGRFINRTLLCAFWFIVTNLGTTADGTKQWYAQRFGNRKVADRWRMIPFIF, translated from the exons ATGGTCTCCCTTGCACTCATCACCGAAGCCTTTCCGGCCCTGACGCCGGCACAATGGTGCCAGGCCTTTTTCGGAATCTCCTCGGCATCCATCCTGGCCATGCAGGTGATCCCCAAGGCGGCTCAGCACCTGCTTCTCGACTACGGGGCGCGCTCGCCAgtcaccaccatcatcactGATGACCGGTCGAAGGAAGCAGCCGGGCCTGAGGGATCGAATGTTTTCAACGACCTCGTCAAAGCAGTGGCTTCCGTCGGCCAGATTCCGCACTCGTGGTTCATGCACTTCTATATCGCGTCCGTCGCGGGCTCGGCTTTGTGGGCATGGCAGTACCTCCAGGGTGGTTCGGCCATCACATTCATCGCTGCGCAACAGGCGGCTTCCGGGACCCCGTCCATGAGCCTCGAACAGACGATGCTTGTGTGGATACTGATGGCGCTGCAAGGCGCGAGGAGGCTCCATGAATGCTTGTTTGTGATGAAGCCAGGATCTTCCAAGATGTGGTTCGTCCATTGGCTGCTCGGGCTGGGCTTCTACCTCTGCATGAGCGTATCCGTCTGGGTCGACGGTTCAGGCGAGTCGCTTTTCATCGATCCACGTCGACTTCCCGCTAACTCGACGACCTTTCCCAGCCTCTCTGTTAGAGACAACCAAGTCAAATCATGGGAGCCTGCTGTCGTTGCCCACCATTGTGGGAACGGCTGT GGCCTTTTTCGATATATCGTCTGCCCCCACTATACTTGCGAATGCCTCATCTATCTGGgccttgccgtcgccgcggcgcccGAGGGCCGGTTCATCAATCGCACCCTCCTATGCGCCTTCTGGTTCATTGTCACCAACCTTGGCACAACAGCTGATGGAACCAAGCAGTGGTATGCGCAAAGGTTTGGCAATCGAAAGGTAGCTGATAGATGGAGGATGATACCATTCATCTTTTAG
- a CDS encoding TGS domain-containing protein gives MAKTQKNKATSFHLGQLKAKLAKLKRELLTPSGGGGGGGAGFDVARTGVASIGFIGFPSVGKSTLMSKLTGQHSEAAAYEFTTLTSVPGQVTYNGAPLQIIDLPGIIEGAKDGRGRGRQVIAVAKTCHLIFIVLDVNKPLTDKRVIETELEGFGIRINKSPPNITFKKKEKGGLNITSTVPLTHIDHDEIKAVMNEYRINSADIAIRCDATIDDLIDVLEAKSRNYIPVIYVLNKIDAISIEELDLLYRIPNAVPISSEQGWNLDELMEAMWDKLKLVRVYTKPKGKLPDYSQPVVLRSNRCTVEDFCNQIHRSILEQFKTAIVYGKSVKHQPQRVGLSHELADEDIVTIVKR, from the exons ATGGCCAAGACCCAAAAGAACAAGGCCACGTCCTTCCACTTGGGCCAGCTTAAGGCCAAGCTCGCCAAGCTCAAGCGCGAGCTGCTGACGCCCTcaggcggtggcggcggcggcggcgccggcttcgacgtcGCGCGCACGGGTGTCGCCAGTATTGGCTTCATTGGCTTCCCGTCCGTGGGCAAGAGTACCCTTATGAGCAAGCTGACGGGCCAACACTCCGAGGCCGCCGCTTACGAGTTCACGACCCTAACGTCCGTCCCGGGTCAGGTCACATACAACG GTGCGCCGCTGCAAATCATCGACTTGCCCGGTATCATCGAAGGAGCCAAGGACGGCCGCGGTCGCGGTCGACAGGTCATCGCCGTAGCCAAGACGTGCCATCTCATCTTCATTGTACTCGACGTCAACAAGCCCCTGACGGACAAGCGCGTCATCGAGACGGAGCTCGAGGGCTTCGGCATCCGCATCAACAAGAGCCCTCCCAACATCACgttcaagaagaaggagaagggcggccTCAACATTACGAGCACCGTGCCGCTGACGCATATCGACCATGACGAGATCAAGGCCGTCATGAACGAGTACCGCATCAACTCGGCCGACATCGCCATCCGCTGCGACGCCACTATCGACGACCtcatcgacgtcctcgaagcCAAGAGCCGCAACTACATCCCAGTCATCTACGTCCTCAACAAGATCGACGCCATCAgcatcgaggagctcgacctGCTGTACCGCATCCCCAACGCCGTGCCCATCAGCTCCGAGCAGGGCTGGAACCTTGACGAGCTGATGGAGGCCAT GTGGGATAAGCTAAAGCTCGTCCGTGTCTATACCAAGCCCAAGGGCAAGCTGCCAGATTATTCCCAGCCCGTCGTGCTCCGCTCGAACCGGTGCACAGTCGAAGACTTT TGTAACCAAATCCACAGGAGTATTCTCGAACAGTTCAAGACCGCCATTGTGTACGGCAAGTCTGTAAAGCACCAGCCTCAGCGCGTCGGACTTTCCCACGAGCTAGCCGATGAGGATATCG TGACAATCGTCAAGCGCTGA
- a CDS encoding Calpain, with the protein MDWGAVNLPAALEDVRVTRLPPSSFYIADFISEEEERILLQKIADAPKPRWKQLTHRRLQTWPSDLVMNKLIDAPLPQWLQEPVVSRILSLPFAVSPDSSNLFADSPHKRPNHVLINEYPPGDGPAYHPVVCTVSLGASICLNLYQSKEDGGLDLKPVARILQEPRSLLVTTESLYTDYLHGIADIEEDVQLSSETIVNWDLLRSKTDFAAGQNVRATRTSLTYRDVMQVSKLGAKFGMFGQK; encoded by the exons ATGGACTGGGGAGCTGTGAAtctgcccgccgccctcgaagacGTCAGGGTCACGAGGctcccgccgtcgtccttcTACATCGCAGACTTTATTTcggaggaagaggaacgaATTCTGCTGCAAAAG ATAGCTGATGCGCCGAAACCGCGCTGGAAGCAATTGACTCATCGACGTCTCCAAACATGGCCATCCGATCTCGTCATGAACAAGCTGATTGACGCTCCCTTGCCACAGTGGCTACAGGAGCCTGTGGTCTCGCGAATTCTCTCCTTGCCCTTCGCTGTCAGTCCTGATTCGTCCAATCTGTTCGCCGACAGCCCTCACAAACGGCCGAACCACGTGCTGATCAACGAGTATCCCCCGGGA GACGGGCCCGCCTATCATCCAGTCGTGTGCACTGTCAGCCTGGGAGCAAGTATATGCCTGAACCTCTACCAGAGTAAGGAGGACGGCGGGTTAGATCTGAAGCCCGTAGCACGCATTCTTCAGGAGCCCAGAAGCCTCCTCGTCACGACCGAGAGCCTCTACACCGATTACCTGCATGGCATTGCCGATATCGAGGAGGACGTCCAGCTCTCCTCCGAGACAATTGTGAACTGGGACCTCTTGCGATCGAAAACGGATTTCGCTGCCGGCCAAAACGTGCGCGCAACCCGAACAAGCCTCACATATCGCGATGTAATGCAGGTTTCGAAGCTGGGGGCCAAATTTGGAATGTTTGGGCAGAAATGA